The Montipora foliosa isolate CH-2021 chromosome 1, ASM3666993v2, whole genome shotgun sequence DNA segment tgcaaattaCTTTTCTTATAACCAGTTGTAAAGTGGTGTAGTTTTCGTCTTTGATTCCATAGTGATTGTAAAAAGGttcttatttttgtattttttgtaatgtttgtaatgcgcatttgattatttttattgaaaatgtgTAATATAAATGTTATCATTATTTTGTCTCGCTGTTAGATTGGATAGTCAACCAAGTCAAGGTCGCACATTACGCAACCTTCCCGAATCAATTCCTGAGCTAATGGATGCCAAGAACCTCCCAAAACACCCAAGAATCCAGTATACCCCAACTTCAGGCTGTATGATAAAATACAAGCATGAATGAGCTAAGGTGGTCGTTATTTAAGAAGAAACATCAGACCATGGTATGGAACAACGACAAGGTTCCAAAACCAAATATCCCATCACCAGAAAACTATGGTTGGAAGAAAGACGAGTGATGACGACAACTCCACCAGCTCCAGAGGCAATTATTGAGATGGTGAAATGTGGCTGTGTGATGCTCAACAAATCGGTGCCAAAAGTCTGGGCTAACCTGTACTGAACTTGCGGCGCATGCCCTGTGCTCAGTTTGCAGCAAGATGATAGTGATGAATAtattgatgacaatgatgaaagTGACAATAGCTATGATAGTGCAAGTGATGGTAATGAAGACGATTAATGTTGTGAATTATGTCTTTATCACACTTTTAATGGGTGACTGATCACAGTTTTAAGATTGTAGAGTGTGTAGAAGTCTAGATGGTTGCTATTCTTGTCTCTTGAAATGATCTGTTATCACACATGTGAATGACATTAATTTGCATTACGgagaaaaaagtagtttaaagatatagcctcgttttcatgtctttaaagtgcccctaaccccaaaatggttttttcgctaaaatgaatctttgcacctgttcgaaacgcattgcggcaattttttcctttttctaacaaattctgccattttataggcttcgaaagttgcgaaaatccaagcatctttagttcacgaccgagtcagaaggggaatgggcctattcctgatgtgacgtcacaatctactttgcatgcatgtttacaaagagttaatgcaatgtaaatcagtttgtgacgtcgcatcaggaatagacccactccccttctgactcggtcgtgaacaaaagatgcttggattttcgcaactttcgaagcctataaaatggcagaatttgttagaaaaaggaaaaaattgccgcaatgcgtttcgaacaagtgcaaagattcattttagcggaaaaaacattttggggttaggggcactttaatcaCGTGATAAAGTGGTAGAAGGTTTCAGTCTTTGTGCGAAAgtctatgaaatgttttttcgtCATTATAACTTACTTTGGtagtgatattttgaaacaAGATACGAAAAATGGGCACATTTTGGATTTAGACTCGTTTTCATGCTTTAGGTCACGTGATCACAATTTCCAGCTAAAAGTGTGTGTAATGTTAGAGTAAAGCTATTCTTACAATTTGGTGATGAAATATTGACATGTAAGAGGGAATAAAGACGATTTAAGAtgcagcctcgtttccatgctgatATTGTATGAGACGTGTTTTAATCCCCCGTGAATCGTGCCGGTGCGGGTCACAAAGTTGCCGACAACATTTTTCATGTTCACTAAGGTCCCCTCAACATATCTAGACCAGTGGCTTGCTTTAAGCATTAATTTCCCACGGGACTTAATTTTACGACACTTGCTCCCTGACTacatgctacatgtacatgtacaagatgTGGTTGCTTCTGCTTTAATCAACGataaagctttaaaaaaatccCATTAATTTTTACCTCAAAACCCTGTATTTGGTCATTATGGGAAATCTCAAACCTCAATCTTTCAGTAATGTACACATATCCTTTTGCCATAGGAAGTCCATGCTAAAACAAGGCATACTATACAGACATTCCCATTTACAGACAAAGAAGGCCTTTGGCAGACAACACTTCAAAAGTAGGTGGCTACCTGTAACataaacttaaggacggtgcctacaattgttattgcacatatgttctgcgcatctcgagaaactctggtttcctatcggtgatgcttattaattcagggatatttttgcgcggtttaaaactatccggagaaagtagatgtTAGtgagtactcttggtatccagaaagaaaattgggggtatccattcttttttcagagataattaagcttcaatttgagaaagaaggtacattgctttgtattttaaagctttttaaaaatatattattcatgaattatctttgaaaaatgcttggttaccccctattttctttttgaatttcaataacacttgttaagatctacatttcctggttgatcataaaccaaagcaaaaatacctttgaagtaGTAGGTATCGTCCTTAatcttttaacccattgactctcaAACCGCTCTTAAATCTGTAAGTCTTGAActattgtacatgtactgtatgttaCGTTTTACAGTGCTCAGGTACGTCATGcatcataaaaattaattattaatgccCCAATCACAACTGGTACATGCAGGCAGCTTCCACATCCTTGCAACCTCCACCTTTCCCTCAGAGGTAGTTTGCAATTTTTTCTAGGTGCTTAGAGGACatgcttaaagtgccactatgatgaaaatcgcatcttttctatcaaagccattttaagacataaatacGTAgactgcatgagaagaaaatgctctttactattttcaaatatctctttttgttccagagatattcaagttgttcaaatatgcaaattagccaagtaatgacgtcatacactcaacccaatttTGATCGAATATGATGAAAaaggatatctcagccaatttgcatcagaaatgtttgattctttgcagtaagattctactaaatgtgctccacaatttgagcttaacagtttcgttaccatggcaacatactgggttccagacctttccaatattaaaggcatttctggccacctttgttctattttcatatttgcaaatggtgcatCATATACATGATCCAATAAGCatataaataaattatgttagcttgagtttgtggccttgtttaaggtttttcgagctgaaaatcacttacatattgaaatcaagtgggtggggactggaaaagagtgagttgccatgggaacaaaatgttttatagccgtaggtgtgttttctaccaagtttcaatggtctacGTTGCAAAATTGGcgaagatagctctatttatatacttgatgtaatattgggttgagtgtatgacatcatcagtcatctcatttgcatatagGTATTTGCAAGCGATAAATggcattttcattctttcatagaaTTCTTTGTGATACGCCTAAAAAATGaagaggtaaaaatttgatcatagtgcACTTTAAAGTTGCTGTGAACAAGAAGTTGAAGCAAACTTCGTGTCAGCCTCAaggccaatgtttctcgattcccttttactttgattcttcaatctttctggagTATTTACTAGTAACTACATGTCTTCTCCGGGgactatttacctaagacatcttccatggcactataatgatttacgataccaaaacaatgtcATGTGCATTGTTAATTTTAGAGCTACATATTTCACAAAGACAACTTATAAatatcctggaaaacaaaacacagagCTTAGTTGACAGTTATGAAATAAAGCACTGTCAAGTTGctgcactaccacatgtatgcaatgcgtgcctatttttccCCTTCCTTGAGGGCAATGCTTTGATCCCTAGGTATTAAAACATCAATCAGCTGACATTCGCATGGTTCTTTTTTGAAGACTACAATGTCAGGCATGCAATGTTTGCACTTACATTTTACATGCTTGTAGAATTGTGTCCACCTACTTGGTCCATCATGGTTATTGTGCGACTGCAGAGGCCTTTGCAAAGAGCACAGGACAGTCATTTACAGAGGAAACTGCTTCAATTAAAAACAGACAAAGTGAGtccataataatattattaataaattattattatttttggttttgtcAAGCAAGCTTAAGAAAGTGTTTTTGCACACCAGTCAGGTGAGGGACTGGACAGTTTGAGTAGAGCCTTTTTAAAGTGATCAGTGGCAAACCAGAAGTTCCCTTCTGTAGTCTAGAATAATTTGTTGTTATAAAAAAGTTTTACTTAATGGATGCAATTAACAGGGGTTTTATTAGAAGCCGGGACACAGGTACCTGTACTAGCGCCTGTCTACGCTGAGTACAGTACAGTGTACCCGCCTttgctcaaaggaggtctcaagatcaaaagccagactatatATAGGGGTGCCCGCTTACTCTATCACAAGGTCccttttaatttaaaacttaatgaaacccctgaaTTAATTGGTGCTTGTTGGTGGTGTATTTGTTGCTTGaatattttggttttatgaaacaAGTTAATAAGGGTAAGTGAACTGCTATAGGAAACATTTCAGAGATGGTGTTTGGAGCATTAACCTCCTTCATCAGAGCCTTTCTTGTATTCATTGTTAATACCTTTCTTCTCATTTCTCAAATATAACAGTAAATGAGCTGCTAAGGAATTCTTTATGATTTAATACAGTTACTGTAATTTACAGTACCTTTGTGCATGTGCTTTTCTCTTCATTTCAGGGATACAAAAGTTAGGTCTTGCTGGCAGAATAGGGGAAGCTATTGAAACAACACAGACATTATACCCAGGACTCTTAGAAAGAAATCCAAACctgctttttcttttaaaatgccGACAGTTTGTAGAAATGGTTGGTGGCTGTGACAGCGATATCCGTCCAGCTGCACACAGTCCACGCTCAAGCCCAAATGTCAGTCCTACACATTCTTACAGTGCAGGATCTGTGGGAAGTAGCTCATCATCAACTACCAATGGATTTATTTCCAATGGCACATGTATAGACAATGGCTTTGATGCTGATAATATGCCAATGGAAGTTGAGGATTTTGAAGAATTGTCAAATCATGGAGTTTTAAATGGGACTGCAAATATAGATGACAGTGATCACAGTTCAAGCAGAGGTACTTATAATTCAAAACTTGTTGTACATTATAGTATAATTTTTTTGACCAAGAAACGTTTTGAAGAGATTGAAATCCATAATGTGCAAATTTCAAATAAAGTCCAAAAGATGTACTCTATATAATCAGTGAtttaacatgtacatgtagcaaagAACTATGCTCTACAGGGTGTCGTTTTGTCTTcctaatagcccactttcaataggactgaatttcaatataattaaattatattaaaattcagtcctattaaagcaaaaggcatcatctcaaaGCTctgatgatgccttttgtttaggactgaatttcaatatatcaaaattggtcCTATTAGTTGgtcctgaattttaatatatcaaaattggtcttATTAATTCACACTGAATTGAAATTACTAGCTCTTAGTGAAAgtatatgaacagagaaaagcCTAAGTACTTAGAGGGCTTGTTGCCACGTAAGAACCAACATCTGTATTTATTGTTTAAGTCAAACCAGGAGGACAATTTTTGTTGGAGGGTATCTGTGGTCTGCAtgattttgaagttttgacaATATCTCAAGTGAAATAATTTACATGactatgcatatttttaaattattgtagaaataaattatacatgtatgtagatATTTAATGTACTAGAGTTGTAAAATATTACcgtattatttttttataattctGAATTGCAACTTTAAGAGGTGGTGTGCAAAAGCCATGTAACTTGTTTGCAATATACTTgtgtcaatatatatatatttttgagtTGCAGTTGACTCCAGGCAAACATGCTGTCAAAATAGAACTGTTCTTGAAAAGATTTTAGCTTTTGGAAAGGATCTACAAAATATGAGTGTTCAGCTGAGGAGAGAACATGGCAAGAATGAAACAAATAAGAAGGCACTGCGGGTCAGTATAATGTTGAATGTTCCCTCGCCAACTTTAAAATTAATCATGAAAATGAATGCTGACAATTCTATTACTgatatttttacatttacaagCACAGTTTACTTTTGTCATCTGACTTCTGAAGTCCTTTGATTGCacataaatttttattatttatagattgaaaaaaaaaaagacttgtgCATGGCTCAGGCAAAAGTTTGGCAATGTTTGGCATCATCACTTTGATAACATCAGGGATGACATGTATTACACACATGACTTTGTACTTTAATGGAGTTTGATCATTTTGGTGATTGTACAGTGTTAATTTTCTTAGAGGAACTGATGTTTGGACAGCCTGAAAATAgtcatacatacatgtactcaGATTTACTTGATTTACTCAAATTTACACGTACCTCGTGTTGTAACAATTCCAAGGTACCTGATCTGGGTTGTCATTTAAGGTTCCTAGAATACACAATCTGTAGTAACTGTAGGTGGCTGTGTTAAAAGTTTCTAATTTGCAAACGGCATGGGAATCCAGCTTGGTCCTTGGACTTGGGCTCTGGTGTGTGTCATTTGAATTTTACCTCCTTTACTGTCACAGTGTTATCCACATTTAGTAGGCAAGAACCTTTTTCCTAGTTCTGTGTACCCTTTTTTCATATTTGAGTGTGTGCACCGGGGATCATTTGCTGTTGGTAGTAACCCTTATAGAAAGATCATCCAGTCCAGTGGACAAGAGCAATAATTTATTCCTAGTCACTTCTTATAACATATCAAAAACAAGTGTGAATGCTTCTTCGGGGTATTCAGAGACTGAGAAATGGGTGAAAGTGCTGTACAAGACCACTGGCTTAGTGAAATGGTTGTTTTGAAGTGCTGGATCACCTCATAGAGCACAAACCATGCAGTTTTGATATAACGAATTCTCAAATTATGAAACAAAGCTAAATTATGAAGGTacctttttgtttaattaaacggATATGTGAATATTGTAATCAGGTGGTAACCCTTATGGAAAGGATCATCCAGTCCAGTGGATCTTGTTGATTctaaataattttctttaactGCTCATCTAGGAAGCGTTTAGTCTCTTGGCATACACAGATCCTTGGAATAGTCCTGTTGGTTATCTTCTAGATCCTGTTCAGAGAGAACCAATATGCTCTGCATTAAATAGTGCTATTTTAGGCAAGTACAGAATGATCTATTGTTGTccaataattttataaatattaCAGCTGCCTGCATATGTGTACAGCAGCGACAAAGCGAAATCAAACTTTTATTCATGTACTGTCTGTAGGTCACTACTTTAGGAGAAAACTAgtgttttgccatttttttcacaattataatttattattataattgtgaaACAGCTTTTTAATACAGTTAACTCGTTTCCATTCACATTTCAGTCTTATGTTATATTAACATTGTGTATGATTTTATTATGGCAAGCAAGATTGCAGTGTTGAAATGCATACATTTCTTATGGTTCAAATTCCTAGCCTACGTGTAGCTGTATCATCCTCCCATTTTCTTTCAGGGTGAGGGTAGGGCTACACGTagactataataataataatcatcatcatcaactttatttaaagagggtgtACACATTTATAACAGCTTACGCTGACAAACCAGTGGCCCTGAAATTTCTTGCTTATGATATCTTGAACAACCCTCTTTTCAGAAGTAGTATTTTGAAACTTGACAAATTCCAAAgagatacaatttcttaacagaaaaaaaaaaagtaagaaaaacaTTGGATGCAAAATGTCTACACACATAGGTGAAGATCTCAAGAAAGCTTAGTAATTGATAGCATTCTGTTTTTTCCTGTTTATTCATTTCATCTTTTTTCATCTGCAGATTCTCATCACCTGCCAAGAAAACCTCCATTAGACTTAATTTTGGGACAAGCTCAGGAATGCTTGAAACTCATGTCTAAAATTGGATTAGGAGCTTGTGCTTTTGCTAGTGTTGAAGAATACATGTAAAAACAGAACTTAAATATTGTACATAAAcatttttaacaataattattacatactGTATATCATTGCATCCAGTTCACAGGGCATAGAATAGTCATAGGAACGATCAATCTTTGACTGACTCCCTCCACTTAACtatgttgataattttaatgtcaGGAGAGATAAGGAATGGTGTGTAAGTATACACCAAAAGGCAGTTCTTCTTGAAACTGTCTGCTTCTGTGTTTACAAGGTTAGGGTATTGCTTAGTTTTAAGTTCTGTTTTCCCTATTATTTCAAGTCCTTCCTGGCCTCTgttattttacaaaaataactTCATGTTTCTCTCTGGTTGGTGCTTTTTTTGGTTGGGAGGGGAAGGGTGGGTGAATGTAGGATATTGCATTTTCTTCCTACTTTTTGCGAAAAAGGTCCTTTTTTCCCATAAATTTTGCCTTTTGTATTCTTCTTGACACCCTGTCCTCTTGTTTTTTAAGTAGAAGTGTAATGTATGgcaatttctcttcttttccctCCATTTTCTTTTATCACCAAGTTTACTTCATTTTCATGTAGTGTGAAAAATAAAGATCTTGCTTTTGGCCTGGTTCAAAAGGGCCTTACCAATGGGCTATGTTCAGTCCACTGACCTCTAATAGTTAATTAGGTTGAATAGTTCAATCAAAACTTGTTCTTATATCCTGTGAACATTCTATATTGGAAAAACTTAATAGCAGGGAACTTAACATACTGCAAGGCGTTAGCAATACAGTTGGCAGTGCTAGTCGGCCTTAAGACAGTTATGCATGCAACCATTATGTCCAGACATGCTCAAGTGATTAGATGCATGCATGCTCAGGAATACAGACAAATAACTGCATTAATTACCCCTGAATATAACTGTTACATTAACTTCAACACTTACATTGGAAGAAGGGAACATTTATGTTGGATATCAGGTGTGCATCTAAttttgtgcatttctggacTTAAGTCATTGATTAGTGCTAACTGTGCTTTAAACAAACAGTAAGAGACCTTAATTTTCAAAACCCCTCAGCCGAAGAGTCTATTATTCAGGCCTTCAATGTTAATGAAATTTTGCATCAGTTAGTGTCATTGTTGCTGTCTTATAGCAAAAATACCTCCTTGCAAAATTTGTCAACGTTCACAGCTTCAAAACTTCATAGTGTTTTACTGTTTTGTacattggaaaaaagaaaaacagttgGAATGGGTCCTAAGCATCATgggtttgttttaattttatttggaaacttgaaaaactacCAAGTTGGAAAAAGGTAACTTTCTGTGTTCAAAAGTTGTTGGtgaatttgtttttgttctctttagATTTCACAATGTACTTTTTATATCATTCAAAATCAATACCCGGTAATTATTGTCCTTTAACTACCCTTTCACATTTTGAATCTTGGTGCATTACATTTCTCCAGGTTTTCCCTTGAATGGCATAACAGACATGGCATAAAAATACCATCTTGTTCCCTAATGCCATGATAATTATGTTGTGTCACCACCTAGcatattattaattttctcTGGTTGGTTCTTCAGTGTGGCCTGTCATAGTTTCGTTCCATTTTGGCAACTTTGCAGGCACTATTATTTCAGATTTTTTACGCCAATGCAGAACAAAGAAATTCACAGATTTTCCACTGTGGATCCAGCCAGAAGAAATTATTATACTTTGTAATGCTGACAGAGAATTGCTGCATTAGGGGAGGAAAACGTGCAAGGTGGTGATCTCAAggttttttatttaaagttaatttttgtaaagttacattCATTCATATTGATCACCAATCTGTAGGTTTCTGTATCACGGGGAAAAGGCTATCTACTGTAATTGAGTAGTCAGGCAAATTAAAACTTGGGTTTATCTTATGAGACACTGTAAAaccaa contains these protein-coding regions:
- the LOC137974874 gene encoding ran-binding protein 9-like, giving the protein MAAGRSSSSSNSDTNQQVDRIALLYPKVDESETPLPRSWSAKDKFSLIGLSQNNLKVHYKGQGKTHKDAASVRATHPIPAACGIYYFEVRIVSKGRDGYMGIGLSAQGVNMNRLPGWEKNSYGYHGDDGHSFCSSGNGKAYGPTFTTGDVIGCGVNLIDNTCFYTKNGVNLGIAFTDLPPNLYPTVGLQTPGEVVDANFGQKPFVYDIEEVMKEVHAKTRHTIQTFPFTDKEGLWQTTLQKIVSTYLVHHGYCATAEAFAKSTGQSFTEETASIKNRQRIQKLGLAGRIGEAIETTQTLYPGLLERNPNLLFLLKCRQFVEMVGGCDSDIRPAAHSPRSSPNVSPTHSYSAGSVGSSSSSTTNGFISNGTCIDNGFDADNMPMEVEDFEELSNHGVLNGTANIDDSDHSSSRVDSRQTCCQNRTVLEKILAFGKDLQNMSVQLRREHGKNETNKKALREAFSLLAYTDPWNSPVGYLLDPVQREPICSALNSAILDSHHLPRKPPLDLILGQAQECLKLMSKIGLGACAFASVEEYM